Proteins co-encoded in one Pseudoalteromonas sp. MEBiC 03607 genomic window:
- the hisS gene encoding histidine--tRNA ligase: MAKQIQAVRGMNDCLPGDTQIWQKVEDILRETVSSFGYQEIRFPIVESTDLFKRSIGEVTDIVEKEMYTFADRNGDNLTLRPEGTAVCVRAGNENGLLYNQEQRLWYMGPMFRHERPQKGRYRQFHQFGLETFGIATADIDAEVILLTAQLWKEFGISEHVRLELNSLGSNEARADYRDALVAYLEQHVDVLDEDSKRRMHTNPLRILDSKNPDVQAILTDAPKLSEHLDAESKEHFANLCERLDAAGVEYTVNEKLVRGLDYYNRTVFEWVTDSLGAQGTVCAGGRYDGLVEQLGGKATPAVGFAMGLERLVLLLQALECVGDIRRSADVYLAAMGDKASIQAPIIAAQLRNDVAGLRVMVHAGGGNFKKQLKRADKSDALVAVIIGEDELEQGVVTIKYLRERKEQVTLKLEEAKTLLAELI, encoded by the coding sequence GTGGCAAAACAAATTCAGGCAGTTCGTGGTATGAACGATTGTCTGCCAGGCGATACGCAAATTTGGCAGAAAGTAGAAGACATTTTACGTGAAACAGTTTCATCGTTTGGTTATCAAGAAATTCGTTTTCCAATTGTTGAATCAACCGACCTTTTCAAGCGCTCTATCGGTGAAGTGACTGATATCGTAGAAAAAGAAATGTATACCTTTGCTGACCGTAATGGCGATAACCTAACACTTCGCCCTGAAGGTACGGCAGTATGTGTGCGTGCAGGTAATGAAAACGGTTTACTGTATAACCAAGAACAACGCTTATGGTACATGGGTCCGATGTTCCGCCACGAGCGCCCACAAAAAGGCCGCTACCGTCAATTCCACCAATTTGGCTTAGAGACATTCGGCATCGCCACTGCTGATATCGATGCAGAAGTTATTTTGCTGACAGCCCAATTATGGAAAGAGTTTGGTATTAGCGAACACGTTCGTCTTGAGCTTAACTCACTGGGCTCAAATGAAGCGCGTGCTGACTACCGTGATGCGCTTGTTGCCTATTTAGAACAGCATGTAGATGTACTAGACGAAGACTCAAAACGTCGTATGCACACTAACCCGTTACGCATTTTAGATAGTAAAAACCCTGATGTACAAGCAATTTTGACTGATGCACCTAAATTATCAGAGCACTTAGACGCTGAATCAAAAGAACATTTTGCAAATTTATGTGAACGTTTAGACGCTGCTGGCGTCGAATACACGGTTAATGAAAAACTAGTGCGTGGTTTAGACTACTACAACCGCACTGTGTTTGAATGGGTAACCGATAGTTTAGGCGCACAAGGCACTGTTTGTGCCGGTGGCCGTTATGATGGACTTGTAGAACAACTCGGTGGTAAAGCAACCCCTGCAGTTGGTTTTGCTATGGGTCTTGAGCGTTTGGTGTTATTACTTCAAGCCTTGGAATGTGTTGGTGACATCCGCCGTAGTGCTGATGTATATTTGGCAGCCATGGGCGACAAAGCAAGCATTCAAGCGCCAATTATTGCAGCTCAATTACGCAATGACGTTGCTGGCCTTCGTGTTATGGTTCACGCTGGCGGCGGCAACTTTAAAAAACAGTTAAAACGCGCAGATAAAAGCGATGCACTCGTGGCCGTTATTATCGGTGAAGATGAATTAGAACAAGGCGTTGTGACAATTAAGTACTTACGTGAGCGTAAAGAACAAGTCACCTTAAAACTAGAAGAAGCGAAAACGCTACTAGCTGAGCTTATTTAA
- a CDS encoding tetratricopeptide repeat protein translates to MEIYSTEEQQAEAIKRFFRENGLALGIGIVAGLGGLYGWKAYNQSQITNAENASDSFNQLVESGAVLENADNFIKNNSESSYSTLAAFVAAKEAVEKGDLDTASEKLNWIITNEQNKELKATATMRLARVHLAQKQFEQALTTLNAQLPASFTAAVAELKGDVYAAQGDKAEARSQYQAAADNGGLDNNPLLQIKLDDLAQTSPAA, encoded by the coding sequence ATGGAAATTTATTCAACTGAAGAACAACAAGCAGAAGCAATAAAACGCTTTTTCCGTGAAAACGGTTTAGCACTAGGTATTGGTATCGTAGCTGGTTTAGGTGGACTATACGGGTGGAAAGCGTATAACCAAAGCCAAATCACCAATGCAGAAAATGCATCTGATTCATTCAATCAACTTGTTGAAAGTGGTGCCGTGCTAGAGAATGCGGATAACTTCATTAAAAACAATAGCGAATCAAGTTATAGCACATTAGCTGCTTTTGTTGCTGCTAAAGAAGCAGTAGAGAAAGGTGACCTTGATACAGCAAGCGAAAAGCTAAACTGGATCATCACTAATGAACAAAATAAAGAGCTAAAAGCAACGGCAACAATGCGTCTTGCACGTGTTCACCTTGCACAAAAACAATTTGAGCAAGCATTAACAACCTTGAATGCACAGCTACCAGCATCATTCACCGCTGCAGTTGCTGAATTAAAAGGCGACGTTTATGCTGCACAAGGCGATAAAGCAGAGGCGCGCAGTCAATACCAAGCTGCTGCCGACAATGGTGGCCTTGATAACAATCCGTTATTACAAATTAAACTTGATGACTTAGCACAAACTAGCCCAGCGGCGTAA
- the ispG gene encoding flavodoxin-dependent (E)-4-hydroxy-3-methylbut-2-enyl-diphosphate synthase yields the protein MFSESPIKRRKSTRINVGNVPIGDGAPIAVQSMTNTNTLDIDATVAQIQAIQDAGADIVRVSVPTMEAAEAFKSIKEQVTIPLVTDIHFDYRIALKVAQYGADCLRINPGNIGSEERIRAVVDSAREHNIPIRIGVNGGSLERDLQEKYGEPTPEALLESAMRHVEILQRLDFDQFKVSVKASDVFLAVGAYRLLAKEIDQPLHLGITEAGGMRSGSVKSAVGLGMLLAEGIGDTLRVSLAADPVQEIKVGFDILKSLRIRSRGINFIACPSCSRQEFDVVSTMNQLEERLEDVVEPMSVSVIGCVVNGPGEALVSDIGLAGANRRSGLYINGERQKARIDNDNIVDQLEGYVRDFIAKKEKETPIDIKIVE from the coding sequence ATGTTTTCAGAATCTCCTATTAAACGCAGAAAATCGACCCGTATTAACGTAGGTAATGTACCAATTGGTGATGGTGCACCAATTGCCGTTCAGTCGATGACCAACACCAACACCTTAGATATCGATGCCACGGTTGCGCAAATTCAAGCTATTCAAGATGCGGGTGCCGATATTGTGCGCGTATCTGTGCCGACCATGGAAGCGGCTGAAGCATTTAAAAGCATTAAAGAGCAAGTCACTATCCCGTTGGTAACGGATATTCATTTTGATTACCGTATTGCATTAAAAGTGGCTCAGTATGGCGCGGATTGTTTGCGTATTAACCCTGGTAACATAGGTAGCGAAGAACGTATTCGTGCCGTTGTAGACTCAGCACGTGAGCACAATATACCTATTCGAATTGGTGTCAACGGCGGTTCATTAGAGCGTGACTTACAAGAAAAATACGGTGAGCCAACACCAGAAGCCTTGCTTGAGTCAGCAATGCGCCATGTTGAAATCTTACAGCGTTTAGACTTTGATCAATTTAAAGTATCCGTAAAAGCTTCTGATGTATTTTTAGCGGTGGGAGCATATCGTCTACTAGCTAAAGAAATCGACCAGCCTTTGCATTTAGGTATTACCGAAGCAGGTGGTATGCGTTCGGGCTCTGTTAAATCAGCTGTTGGCTTAGGTATGCTGCTTGCCGAAGGCATTGGTGACACACTACGCGTTTCACTTGCTGCCGATCCGGTACAAGAGATCAAAGTGGGTTTTGATATTTTAAAATCATTACGCATTCGCTCACGCGGTATTAACTTTATTGCCTGCCCGAGTTGCTCACGCCAAGAATTTGATGTGGTAAGCACCATGAATCAGCTTGAAGAGCGACTAGAAGACGTGGTTGAGCCTATGTCAGTGTCTGTTATTGGTTGTGTGGTAAATGGTCCAGGCGAAGCACTCGTTAGCGACATAGGTCTTGCAGGAGCTAACCGCCGTTCTGGTTTATACATTAACGGTGAGCGTCAAAAAGCACGTATTGATAACGATAACATTGTTGATCAGCTAGAAGGTTATGTGCGTGACTTTATCGCCAAAAAAGAGAAAGAAACGCCAATCGACATCAAAATCGTTGAATAA